AGACTCATTCTTCACTCCGTAGTTCGGGGTTGACGACTTCCTCGAAGGCGCGACCGACGAGGAACACCGAGGTAGTCACTGCTGCGATACCGATGGCCGGTGGGAGTACCCACCACCACGCTTCGCGCATCCCGCCGGATTCGAACACCTGCTGGAGCATCCGGCCCCAGGATGTCGCTGTCGGGTCGCCAAAGCCGAGGAACGCGAGCGACGCCTGACCTGCAATCGCCCACGAGACGGCGTAGGCGGTGTACAGGAACCCGACGCCGATGACGTTCGGCGCGACGTGTAAGAACATGGTTCGTAAGTGACCCGAACCTGCGGAACGTGCGGACTTCACGAACGTACGCTCCCGGACGGTCATCACCTCCGAGCGGATGACCCGTGCAGGCATCTTCCAGAAGAACGCCACGATTACTGCGGTGATGAGGAAGATGTTCGGTTGGACGAACGTCAGCACGAGCAGCGCCATCGGCAGGAACGGGAGCGCGAACGTCAGGTCGGTCATGCGCATCAGCACCTCGTCGACCCGACCGCCGAAGTAGCCACTCGTCAAGCCGACGAGGAACCCGACCACCCCTGTGCCAACTCCGCCGAAGAAGCCGACGATGAACGTCGGGCGGGCGCCCGCGAGGAACTGGCTCAACACGTCCTTACCGAACGTCGTCGTGCCGAGCAGTGCCACGCTGTTGGGCGGGGCGGTTCGCATCATTCCCCCGTCTTCCGTTTGGACTGTGTCCTCGATGGGTTCGTATGGGGCGAGCGCCGGGCCGAACAACCCGAGGAAGAGGAACGCGAGAAGGACGACGACACCGACTTTCGCTGCGTCGTCTTTGAGCACGACTGCCATGACGTTCTTCGCCCGCGTGAGGTTCTCCGAGATACGGTCTTTCACCACACTCCGGTCGACCGAAACGGACGACAGCGAGAGGATCGACATCAGACGTCACCTCCTTCGACCGTCGGGTCGACCTTCGCGTACATCACGTCCGCGAGGAGGTTCATCACGATGACCGCGAAGGCCATGATGAAGATGGCTGCCTGAACCGTCGGGTAGTCTTTCTGATTGATTGCCAAGACGAGTGCACGGCCGATACCCGGCCACGCGAACACAACTTCGAGAGTGATGACTCCTTGGAACATCATGCCCAGCCGGAGCGCGAAGTAGGTCAACAACGGGAGCATCGAGTTTCGACCGGCTCGAGCGAGTTGTTCCATCTCTGAGAGCCCTTTCGCGCGGTGGAGCGTGAGAAATGCAGACCCCTTCCGCTCGACGACCGAGTTGCGTGCGAGCATCAGGAAGTCACCACTGTAGTACAGCACCGTCGCGAGGAACGGCAAGAAGTAGTGCATCGCGAAGTCCGGATGGAGATACGTCTCGACGAACCCCTCGGGGTTCGCAACTGGGCTTCGCATCCCGAACGCGGGGAGGAGGTCGAGTTGGTACGAGAAGATGATGAGAAAGAAGATTCCCGTGACGAACACCGGCGTCGACCGAAAGAACGTCGTGACGACGATGCTCGACTGCTCGAACCACGACCCGCGGTTCCACCCTGCGTACGAGCCGAGGGCGGAACTAACGATGGCCGTCACGACCAACGCTGGCACGAGGAGAATCATCGTGTTGAGCAGTCGCGGGAAGATAATCTCGCTCACCGGGCGACTCTGCGCGATAGAGAACCCGAAGTTGAGTGTCAAGAGACTCTGGACGTACTTGATGTACTGGACGTAGACTGGTTCGTCGAGCCCGTACTGGACTCGCAGCGCCTCCACCTGCTCTTGTGTGAGACCTCCAGAGGCGATGAGCGAACTGAACGGGTCGCCCGGAAGGAGCCGCAACGTGAGGAAGATGATCGAGACGGAGACGAGCGTCAATACTAACGAGATGGCAATTCGTTTGACGAGGAAGCGTCTGAAACTCATGGAATAGTGAAAGTGGGGTGTCCTCTGTTGATTCAGGAGAAGTCAGGCTGGTCTAGGTCAGACCGGTCGGCGTGCCCGTCTTCTACCCGTTCGGCGAACGCCTCCCACGCGTCGCCCGTTGGTGCGACGAGCGTGTCACCGTCGAAGGTGTAACCCGCCTGTTCGAGCATCTGCTTACCCTTCTCAGGGTTGTACTCGTACGTTGGGATGTCGCTGGTGTAGAACGGTGCCATCATGTCGGAGATGAGGTTCTGCCCCTCGATGGGCGTCCCACGACCGCCGAGGACACCCTCGACGAAGCCCTCTTTGTCGACAGAGTGGCTCAGCGCCTTCCGGAACACCTTGTCCCGGATGAGCGGGTTGATGTGGTTGGTGTGGACGTCGAGCGGTGCGTAGTTCTTCGACACCTGCTTTTCGACACCGTCCGCCGAGGCAGCACGGTCTGCCTGCGAGTTCGACAGCGTCGTCCCGATCGCGTCGATGTCGCCACTCTGCATGGCACCGATGAGCGCGTCGACGTTACCGACGTTGGCCCAGACGATACCGTCGATGCCGTCACCGGGGGTGAAGAACTCGCCGAGGTACTCCTCGCGGGTATCTTCGTCCCACATCCAGTGGTCGGGGTTCTTCTCGACTGCGAAGCGGGTGCCCTGCTCCCAACTCGAGAACTGGAACGGCCCCGTACCGACCGGGTTATCGGGGTTGTGCTGTGCGGGGTTGTCGACGTCCTCCCACTTGTGCTTCGGCAGGATGACGCTGCGAACCATCCGCTGGGTCAAGAAGGCCGCGTCGGGACGCTTGAGGTTGAACCGGACACGACCGCCGCCGCTCTCTGAGACGACTTCGACACTCTCGATGGGTTCGTAGAACGGACCCATCTCGGGGGAGTTGTACTCTTTGAACAGTTCGACGCTGAACTTCACGTCCTCGGGGCCGAACGGCTCGCCGTCGTGCCACTGGACACCCTCGCGGAGGTCGACCTCGACCGTCGTTTCGTCGACGACGTCGGCGTTGACCGCCAGCGCCGGCACGATTTCCAACTGGGGCGAGGCGTCGAAGAGACCGTCGTAGAGGTTCGTGAGACGCTTCGCCTCTGGACCGCCGCCCGCCCAAGCGATGTTGAGGCCACCCATCGACGCAAGCACGCCTTTGACCCACGTGCTCGAATCGCCGGTTGGCTGAAGGTTCACTTGAGTCCAGATGAACGAGTCACGGTTGGTACCGTTACCGGGCATGGGGACGTACCCGTCCCAGTCGGCGGTGTTCCCCGCCATGATGACGTCCGTGAAGGCGATGGACTGGATGTAGGCGTCCTCGCTCGCCTTTCGCTGAATCTCTTGACAGAGTTCGACGCGGCGCTCTTTGTCCTGAATCTCGGTCGACTGCTCTTCGAGCAGTTCCGTGATTTCGGGGTTGTTGTAGTTGTAGTAGTTGCCGCCCGTCCGTGGGTGCATCCGCATCAAGAACGGGTTCGGGTCGAGACCACGCTGTGGGTCCGGCCCGTGAGTGTTCATCGACACTGAGACTGTGTGACCTGTGTCGGCTGCCCAGTACTCGTCGTACATGACGTTCGTCGGGACGTCGTCGAGTTCGACCGGCGCACCGATGTCTTCGAACGCGCGTTTAATCATCAGCGCGTGCTCCCGCATCCACGGTTCTTCGTCGGATGCAAAGTTGACCGTGATAGCTGGGACAGGTGCTCCCTCGGTCACCGTGTACTCGAAGGGGATGTTGTCGTTGTTCTTCGTCTCGAGAGGCCACTCGCCACGGAACATCGTCTCGACGCTCCGGCCATCGCCACCACTGCTTCCGCCACCGCTTCCGCTGTCGCCGCTTCCGCTGTCGTCACTTCCACCGCCACCGTCGCCGCCGCTTTGTCCACCACATCCAGCGAGGCCACTGGCACCAAGTGCTGCAGTCGTTACCAACATTCGTCGGCGGGTCAATCCTGAATCCTGCGAAGGATTATCATTAGACATGTTGTGTGGTGCCACAATTCATTAATCCTATATAAATATTGGTAATGATTAGACATAAACAATCGAGGTCATTAACAGTATACAGTATTAGATTTATTATATCATATATTGCAATCTAACTGCTGTCTACTGATTCATTCCCGTAGCGAACGAGTACTCTGACTTCGAGACTGACACCAGCCATCGTCGCGCACCGCACAGCCCTTCTCGACTCAGAAGTTGTCGATATATCTATAAATATTAGACAGGTGACAATTCAGTCACGACAGTGTTCGCTCGGCGGCCTCCGGACGGAGGCATGCCTCAAGGGGTTGTGGTGACAGAGGTTGCTGGACTCGCCGGGACTGAGCAAACCGAAGGTTTGCGAAGGTCGGCGAGTCCACGAACGACTGACGGAGCGTAGCGACGGAAGAAAGTGAGTGGACTCGCCGGGATTTGAACCCGGGGCCTCTCCCATGCCAAGGGAGTGATCTACCCCTGATCTACGAGCCCTCAACACTTCGTAGCCGCCACCCATTTAGAAGCCCTTCGATTCCGAAGCGCCACGAGTCGAAACGGTTTAACCCGACGCGCGTAGAGCAACCAACGGGAATCCAGCACGGCCGCAAATCTGACGCGCCCGCATGAGCGGGCTTGGGATTGCGGTAGTGCCCCGGTAGTCGCCAATGCGACTACGGGGTACTCGTTTCTGCGGTCAGTGCGGTTCCAACCCGCAACAATGGCACGAATGCACACCCGCCGCCGTGGCTCGTCCGGTTCGGACAAGCCCGTGGCAGACGAAGCACCGGAGTGGAGTGACGTCGACGCAGAAGACATCGAAGCACGCGTCGTCGAACTTGCCGAACAGGGCAACGACCCAAGCCAGATTGGCCTGGCCCTGCGCGACGAAGGCGTCAAGGGCGTCCCGGTTCCGGACGTCAAACTCGCCACCGGCAAGAAAGTCACCACCATCCTCGAAGAGAACGACGCGTCCCCGGACCTTCCCGAGGACCTCCGTAACCTGATGGAACGCGCAGTTCGCCTCCGCGACCACATGGAGGAGAACCGACAGGACAAGTCCAACCGTCGCGCACTCCAGAACACGGAGTCGAAGATTCGCCGTCTCGTGTCCTACTACAAGGGCAACAAGCTCGACGACGACTTCAAGTACACCTACGACGTCGCCGTCGAACTCCTCGAGAAGTAACTAGATGTCTATGAGCCCCGCCGAACAGACTCCCGCTGCCGAGGACGCCGCGATGCTTCGCGAGGCGACGTTCGTTCGCCTTCGCGTTCACACGAGCGGTGCCGCCGTCGCCGCAGCGGGCGTCATCGGGCGGGCGCTCGAGACACTCGACGTTCCCTTCCGTATCCGAGCGACCGAAGCTCCCGACACTGTCGCAAACGACGACGTTGCGGCCGTCGTGGGGCTCTCGGACGCCGATGCCGACCTCGAACTCGACCCACGCGATGGCGTCGCTATCGTCCGCGAACTCGGTGTCGACCCCGACCCGGTGGTCGCACTGGCTGGCCTCCACGCCGCCGGTGTCTCGCCGGAGGACGACACCGCACTCGTAGACGCCGCGACCGACGCGGGTGTCGAGTCCCGACCCGGTGTGGCTGTTCCAACAGCAGACCTCGCCGACGGACTCGCACACTCGACGCTCGTCCACGCGCCGTTTTCGGCCGACAAAGAGCGCACACAGGCGGCACTCGCCGAACTGTCGCTCCCGGCCGAACTCGACGTGGACGCACACAGGCGCGTCGCCTCACTCGTCGCACTCGAAGCGACGGGTGGTGAAGCGACACCGCGGTCGACGACCGCGGTCGAACGCGTCTTGCATCCGGAGGCAACCCCGAATGGACTGTTTGCGACCGTCGGCGGACTCGCCGACGTGCTCGATGCAACTGTTCGGGAGGTCCCCGGTCTCGCCGTCGCACTGGCACTGGGTCACGACGCTCGTGACGCGGCGCTCGACGCGTGGCGAGACCACGCGAACGCGACACACGCAGCGCTCCGCGAGGCGACCACAGGACGCTACGAGAGCCTCTATGCGCTCTCGTGCGACCTCTCGTCTCCGGGACGACTCGCGACAGTCGCACGACTCGCCCGCGACTTCCGGTCGCCGGAACCGACCGTGCTCGCGGTTGGAACCGGCGCTGCGGCACTCGTCTCGACCGGCCCTGCCGGGTTGGACGACGACCTCGCCGCGGCCGCGACCGAACTGGGCGATGCGTCCGCGACTGGGTCACCCGAGGAAGCGACGATGCGGTTCGACCCGTCGGTCGAGCCAAAAACGGTCGTCGAGGCCGTCAGGGAGGTGCGCCGATGACTCGGCGGGCGACCCTGCGGACCACCCACGACGACCCCGACATCGTCGCTGCGGCACTCGGCCCGGACAACACGGAGTCGATGCACACGACAATCGAAGGGGACGAACTCGTCACGACAATCGAACGCGATTCGACCGGTGGACTCCAGTCTACGGTCGATGATTACGTCGTCAACGTGACGGTCGCACAGACCGTCATCGCAGCAACACGAACGCACACAACCACTAACCATGAGTGAACGATCCGTCTCTAAGCAGAAGCGCGGAAAGCGATGGTACAAGGTCATCGCTCCCGAGAATTTTGACCGTCAAGAACTCGGCGAAACCTTCGCCGACGAACCCGAGAAGGTCTACGGCCGAACCGTCGAAGCGACCCTCGGCGAACTCAACGACGACCAGGGCGCGAACAACGTCAAGCTCACCTTCAAGGTGAACGACGTCGGCAGCGACGCCGCCTACACCGAGTTCATCCAGCAGGAACTCACCCGAGACTACCTCCGTAGCCTCGTCCGCCGCGGCGCCTCGAAGGTCGAAGCCAACGTCACGGCTGTGACAAAGGACGACTTCCGTGTCCAGGTCCAGCCTGTCGCCTTCACGACGAAGAAAGCCGACCGCAGTCAGGAACACGAGATTCGCCGCATCATGATGGAGCTCACCCGCGAGGCCATCACCGAGCGAACCTACGACGACCTGACCAACAGCATCACGGAAGGCCGTCTCTCGTCGGCAATCTACGGCGAGGCGAAGCAGATTTACCCGCTCCGCCGCGTCGAAGTCAAGAAGTTCTCCCTCGAAGCACGCCCCGCGGAAATCGAGGCCGAGGAAGAAGCAGCCGTCACCGTCGACGAAGACGACGTCGCAGTCGACGTCGACGAAGACGCCGAGTAAGTCCGCTCGACTCGCGGACCGACTTCCAATTCCGACTTTTTCGGACGCGACGCTGTGAGCGGCAGCGCCCTCGAACCGAACGGAGAACGGAGTTACTCTTCGACGACGACAGTGCCGACCATCCCGGCCTGTTCGTGCGGGATGCAGAGATACTCGTACTCACCGGGCACGTCGAACGTGTACGAGTACGTCTCTCCACTGTCGATGAGTCCGCCCAGTGAGTTCGAGTACGCCTTTCGCGCCGTCTGTTCGTCCTCGAACCCGCCGCTGGCGAAGAACTCGGCATCCTCTGGGATGAGCGCTTCGTAGGCGGTGACCGTGTGACCGCGCGAACTCGTGTTTCGCCACACGACTTCGTCGCCGACTTCGACGGTGACGACCGGCGGGTCGAATGCGACAGCGGTCATGCCGACGTCGAACTCACCACTGGACGCCAGCGACGTCGCACAGCCGGCGAGGCTGGCAGTCACGGCCGTACCCGTCGCCGCGAGGAACCGACGCCGCGTCTGGCGACCGTCTGAGAACCCATCGTCTCGCATAGTCGACTCTCGGGACGCGACGGATAAATGTCGCATGGTTCGCCCGACGAACCCGACGACACGAACGGAACGTAAGAGGCAAAGGGGAGGTACGCAATCGCAACGGTATGAGACCCCGATTCGTCGGCCGGTTGGGCCCCGCTGACGTGGTCACTGCCGGCAACGCGGCACTTGGCTTCGTCGCTGCGGTGCTGACCGCAATCGACGTTCGCCTCGCCGCGAAGGTCATTCTCCTCGCTGCGATGGCCGACGGACTCGACGGGGTCGTCGCCCGCCGCTACGGCGGAACCGACGCAGGGCCGTATCTCGACTCGCTCGCCGACGTCGCTTCCTTCGGCGTCGCCCCCGCACTGCTCGTCGTCTCCGTCGTCCGCGAGATGTGGGGCTTCGACCAACTCAGAGTCGTCCTCGGCGTCGCAATCGCGGCGCTGTTCGTCGCGGCAGCGGTAGTTCGGTTGGCCCTCTACACCGCCTACGACAGCGGGAGCGACGAGACGGTCGGTGTTCCGACGACGCTCGCGGCCACGATTCTCTCGGCGGGTGTGCTCGTCGGCTTCGTCGACCCGATGATTCTCGTCGCGCTCTCGGCAATCATGGCGGCGCTGATGCTCTCCGACGTGACCTATCCGGATTTACACGCCCAGGACGCGCTCGTGATGGGTGTCGTGCAAGGACTCGCAATCGTCCTCTCGGGGTCGCTTGGAGAAGGGTTCGCGTTCGGACTGCTGTTCTTGGCGCTCGGTTATCTGTTCTTGGGGCCGCGGTTCTACTGGGGATAACTGACTCTGTCGGTGAGAAGCGAGACGCTCACATCCCCATGTCTGCCGCATCTTCAGGGATGGGAAGGTCCTGCGGGGAGACACCGAGGAGTTCTGCAGCGTGGTCGAGGGCCATGTCGAACCCGTAGTAGCGTTCTAACTCGTCGCCGTCGACCGTCGGGCGAACTTTGAGCATCGCGTACCCGTCGATGTTCTGTGCCACGGCGGCGGTCCGACCCTCCCGGTCGAATTCGAGGACGCGTTCGATTTCCGTGACGTAGTATCGGGCAGTGATGCCGTTGGCAGAGGCCTCCTGTTCACTCATACCCGCCGCTAGGGACGGGGTGGTGTCTAAAGTACCGGTTCTCTCGGGGCCGAGTATCCGGGTCGGAACGCTGGAACGAAAGTGACGTGTGTCCCTTCTCCGACCACAGTGTATGTGGTTTCAGAGCGGCCGTCGGCGTGACCTCTGCGCCATCCTCTACGACGCAGGTGAACTCCGGGGACAGAAGTTGAAGACGCGATTAGAGCGCTACTACGACACCCGCCTCGACCCGCAGTCGTTCTACGGAACGCTCAACGCGCTCGTAGATTCGGGTCACGTCGAACGACGGACCGAGGGAATTCACGACGTGTACGCACTCACCGATGGCGGCGCGAGCCGGGTCGAATCGTACTACTCGTGGCTCACCGAACGCGTAGAACGCCGCGAGAAACGGACCGCAGAAGCGGACGAACGACTCGTCGACTGACGACGACTACTTCTGCACCCAGTCGCCGATGGTGTTGCGGAGAATCTCGCTCGTCCCTTCGTAAATCTCGTTGAGCTTGGCGTCGCGGTAGTAGCGCTCGGCCGGGAAGTCTTTGGTGTACCCGTAGCCGCCGTGAATCTGAATGCCCTCGTTGGCGACTTCACGGGAGATTTCAGAGGCGTACAGCTTTGCCTGCGCGGCCTCCTTGATGAACGTCTCGTCGCGCATCTTCAGGTCGGCAGCCTTGTGCATGAGGAGTTTCGCGGCCTGCACTTTGGTGTCCATGTCGGCGAGTTTGTGCTTGATTGCCTGGAACTTGCCAATCGGCTGGTCGAACTGCTCGCGTTCGCCGGCGTACTTCACGGCGTCGTCGAGAGCGGCGCGTGCGATACCGATAGACCGCGCTGCAATCGTGATGCGGCCACCGTTGAGCGTCTTGAGCGCCTGAACGAACCCGTCACCCTCGTCGCCGAGGAGTCGGTCTTCGGGGATGCGCATGTCGTCGAAGCGGAGTTCGGCGGTCGGACACCCTTTGTCACCGAGTTTGTGCTCCGTCCCTTCGACGATGAAGCCGTCGTCTTCCTCGGGGCGGACGACGAACGAGGAGATGCCTTTGTTCCCCGCGTCGGGGTCGGTCTTGGCGAAGAGGATGACGGTGTCAGCGACGGAACCGTTCGAAATCCAGAGTTTGCCGCCGTTGACGACGTACTCGTCGCCGTCTTTCACTGCCGTCGTCTCCATGGCAGGAACGTCACTGCCAGCGCCGGGTTCGGAGAGTGCGAACGCACCGATGTCGGTCCCCTCGTTGACCGGCGTGAGGTACGTCTGTTTCTGGTCTTCGTTCCCGAACTCGTAGAGCATGTTGCCCGCGAGACTCGTGTGCGCCGCGACGATGGTTCCGAGGCCGCCGGACCCGCGCGAAATCTCTTCGAGGCCAATCGCGTACGAGTGGTAGTCGAGGCCCGCCCCGCCGTACTCCTCCGGGAACGGCATCCCCATCAGGCCGAGTTCGCCCATCTCCTCGACGAGGTCAGCGGGGAACTCGTCGGTTTCGTCGATTTCCGCCGCGCGGGGTTTGACCTCCTCGTCGACGAATTCCGCCACCATATCTCTAATCTGCTTCTGCTCAGCAGTGAGCGTGAAGTCCATGTCTGGTTCTTTCATCGACTATCCTTATGGTTTCTGCTACCGGCGGGGAGGTTTTCCCCACGAGACTTTTTATCCCCCCTACCGTATTGGTGAACACTCCGAATGTCTCGACACGCCGATGCCCGGCCACCGGCAACCGACGACGACCTTGACTGGTGTCACGATGCAGTTCAGGGCGTCTCGCGTACCTTCGCCCTCACCGTGGACGTCCTTGATGAACCGATGTCTTCCTACATCTGTATTGGCTATCTCCTCTGCCGAGTCGCCGACACCGTGGAGGACTCGTCGTCGATTTCGCCTGACGAGCAGGCTCACCTCCTTCGACTCTACGACAGCGCACTCGACCCCGACGACGACACCGATATCGACGAGTTCGTCACGGCCGTCGAACC
The genomic region above belongs to Haloferax marinisediminis and contains:
- a CDS encoding ABC transporter permease is translated as MSILSLSSVSVDRSVVKDRISENLTRAKNVMAVVLKDDAAKVGVVVLLAFLFLGLFGPALAPYEPIEDTVQTEDGGMMRTAPPNSVALLGTTTFGKDVLSQFLAGARPTFIVGFFGGVGTGVVGFLVGLTSGYFGGRVDEVLMRMTDLTFALPFLPMALLVLTFVQPNIFLITAVIVAFFWKMPARVIRSEVMTVRERTFVKSARSAGSGHLRTMFLHVAPNVIGVGFLYTAYAVSWAIAGQASLAFLGFGDPTATSWGRMLQQVFESGGMREAWWWVLPPAIGIAAVTTSVFLVGRAFEEVVNPELRSEE
- a CDS encoding ABC transporter permease, yielding MSFRRFLVKRIAISLVLTLVSVSIIFLTLRLLPGDPFSSLIASGGLTQEQVEALRVQYGLDEPVYVQYIKYVQSLLTLNFGFSIAQSRPVSEIIFPRLLNTMILLVPALVVTAIVSSALGSYAGWNRGSWFEQSSIVVTTFFRSTPVFVTGIFFLIIFSYQLDLLPAFGMRSPVANPEGFVETYLHPDFAMHYFLPFLATVLYYSGDFLMLARNSVVERKGSAFLTLHRAKGLSEMEQLARAGRNSMLPLLTYFALRLGMMFQGVITLEVVFAWPGIGRALVLAINQKDYPTVQAAIFIMAFAVIVMNLLADVMYAKVDPTVEGGDV
- a CDS encoding ABC transporter substrate-binding protein, which gives rise to MLVTTAALGASGLAGCGGQSGGDGGGGSDDSGSGDSGSGGGSSGGDGRSVETMFRGEWPLETKNNDNIPFEYTVTEGAPVPAITVNFASDEEPWMREHALMIKRAFEDIGAPVELDDVPTNVMYDEYWAADTGHTVSVSMNTHGPDPQRGLDPNPFLMRMHPRTGGNYYNYNNPEITELLEEQSTEIQDKERRVELCQEIQRKASEDAYIQSIAFTDVIMAGNTADWDGYVPMPGNGTNRDSFIWTQVNLQPTGDSSTWVKGVLASMGGLNIAWAGGGPEAKRLTNLYDGLFDASPQLEIVPALAVNADVVDETTVEVDLREGVQWHDGEPFGPEDVKFSVELFKEYNSPEMGPFYEPIESVEVVSESGGGRVRFNLKRPDAAFLTQRMVRSVILPKHKWEDVDNPAQHNPDNPVGTGPFQFSSWEQGTRFAVEKNPDHWMWDEDTREEYLGEFFTPGDGIDGIVWANVGNVDALIGAMQSGDIDAIGTTLSNSQADRAASADGVEKQVSKNYAPLDVHTNHINPLIRDKVFRKALSHSVDKEGFVEGVLGGRGTPIEGQNLISDMMAPFYTSDIPTYEYNPEKGKQMLEQAGYTFDGDTLVAPTGDAWEAFAERVEDGHADRSDLDQPDFS
- a CDS encoding 30S ribosomal protein S15, translating into MARMHTRRRGSSGSDKPVADEAPEWSDVDAEDIEARVVELAEQGNDPSQIGLALRDEGVKGVPVPDVKLATGKKVTTILEENDASPDLPEDLRNLMERAVRLRDHMEENRQDKSNRRALQNTESKIRRLVSYYKGNKLDDDFKYTYDVAVELLEK
- a CDS encoding exonuclease codes for the protein MSMSPAEQTPAAEDAAMLREATFVRLRVHTSGAAVAAAGVIGRALETLDVPFRIRATEAPDTVANDDVAAVVGLSDADADLELDPRDGVAIVRELGVDPDPVVALAGLHAAGVSPEDDTALVDAATDAGVESRPGVAVPTADLADGLAHSTLVHAPFSADKERTQAALAELSLPAELDVDAHRRVASLVALEATGGEATPRSTTAVERVLHPEATPNGLFATVGGLADVLDATVREVPGLAVALALGHDARDAALDAWRDHANATHAALREATTGRYESLYALSCDLSSPGRLATVARLARDFRSPEPTVLAVGTGAAALVSTGPAGLDDDLAAAATELGDASATGSPEEATMRFDPSVEPKTVVEAVREVRR
- a CDS encoding KEOPS complex subunit Pcc1, translating into MTRRATLRTTHDDPDIVAAALGPDNTESMHTTIEGDELVTTIERDSTGGLQSTVDDYVVNVTVAQTVIAATRTHTTTNHE
- a CDS encoding 30S ribosomal protein S3ae; this translates as MSERSVSKQKRGKRWYKVIAPENFDRQELGETFADEPEKVYGRTVEATLGELNDDQGANNVKLTFKVNDVGSDAAYTEFIQQELTRDYLRSLVRRGASKVEANVTAVTKDDFRVQVQPVAFTTKKADRSQEHEIRRIMMELTREAITERTYDDLTNSITEGRLSSAIYGEAKQIYPLRRVEVKKFSLEARPAEIEAEEEAAVTVDEDDVAVDVDEDAE
- a CDS encoding cupredoxin domain-containing protein — encoded protein: MRDDGFSDGRQTRRRFLAATGTAVTASLAGCATSLASSGEFDVGMTAVAFDPPVVTVEVGDEVVWRNTSSRGHTVTAYEALIPEDAEFFASGGFEDEQTARKAYSNSLGGLIDSGETYSYTFDVPGEYEYLCIPHEQAGMVGTVVVEE
- a CDS encoding protein sorting system archaetidylserine synthase (This PssA-like phosphatidyltransferase, along with a PssD-like decarboxylase, is required in Haloarchaea for the archaeosortase ArtA to replace the PGF-CTERM sorting signal with a C-terminal lipid anchor.), producing MRPRFVGRLGPADVVTAGNAALGFVAAVLTAIDVRLAAKVILLAAMADGLDGVVARRYGGTDAGPYLDSLADVASFGVAPALLVVSVVREMWGFDQLRVVLGVAIAALFVAAAVVRLALYTAYDSGSDETVGVPTTLAATILSAGVLVGFVDPMILVALSAIMAALMLSDVTYPDLHAQDALVMGVVQGLAIVLSGSLGEGFAFGLLFLALGYLFLGPRFYWG
- a CDS encoding DUF7111 family protein, with the translated sequence MSEQEASANGITARYYVTEIERVLEFDREGRTAAVAQNIDGYAMLKVRPTVDGDELERYYGFDMALDHAAELLGVSPQDLPIPEDAADMGM
- a CDS encoding helix-turn-helix transcriptional regulator, which encodes MWFQSGRRRDLCAILYDAGELRGQKLKTRLERYYDTRLDPQSFYGTLNALVDSGHVERRTEGIHDVYALTDGGASRVESYYSWLTERVERREKRTAEADERLVD
- a CDS encoding acyl-CoA dehydrogenase: MDFTLTAEQKQIRDMVAEFVDEEVKPRAAEIDETDEFPADLVEEMGELGLMGMPFPEEYGGAGLDYHSYAIGLEEISRGSGGLGTIVAAHTSLAGNMLYEFGNEDQKQTYLTPVNEGTDIGAFALSEPGAGSDVPAMETTAVKDGDEYVVNGGKLWISNGSVADTVILFAKTDPDAGNKGISSFVVRPEEDDGFIVEGTEHKLGDKGCPTAELRFDDMRIPEDRLLGDEGDGFVQALKTLNGGRITIAARSIGIARAALDDAVKYAGEREQFDQPIGKFQAIKHKLADMDTKVQAAKLLMHKAADLKMRDETFIKEAAQAKLYASEISREVANEGIQIHGGYGYTKDFPAERYYRDAKLNEIYEGTSEILRNTIGDWVQK